In Carassius auratus strain Wakin unplaced genomic scaffold, ASM336829v1 scaf_tig00026729, whole genome shotgun sequence, the following are encoded in one genomic region:
- the LOC113078835 gene encoding GTPase IMAP family member 4-like: MEQVFRDAEYESLCAGWGRGYLDEVPNIFPLVHSPPSQPDTPVAHHVFLAQCRWVQRQWVATGKEQKQECDGVLAGKHERAELSAGLSQVDVSGEEPHQLAKLEEVIVDSWQVAVSKENTDDLRIVLLGKTGVGKSATGNTILGRKAFTAQTSQELKSITKESQRESCEINGRRVTVIDTPGLFDTELSNEEIQREITHCVSMFLPGPHVFLLLVPLERFTKEEETSVKIIQETFGENSLMFTMVLFTRGDFLKKKTIDQCLGKPGSPLMKLIEACGNRYHVFNNNQPEDRTQVTDLLQKIDDMLKENGASFYSCKMFREMEREKQELQIKILMDRVREREEEIEKLNREREQEMEKLNREREQEMEKLNREREQEMEKLNREREQEVEKLNREREEEMEKLKRERE, encoded by the exons ATGGAGCAGGTTTTTCGGGATGCGGAGTATGAAAGTCTATGTGCAGGTTGGGGTCGAGGATATCTTGATGAGGTACCCAACATCTTTCCTCTGGTCCATAGTCCTCCCAGTCAACCAGATACTCCAGTCGCCCACCACGTATTTCTCGCACAGTGTAGATGGGTTCAGCGTCAATGGGTGGCAACGGGGAAGGAACAGAAACAGGAGTGTGATGGGGTTTTAGCAGGGAAACATGAAAG GGCTGAGCTGTCTGCAGGGTTGTCTCAAGTGGATGTCTCAGGTGAAGAGCCACACCAGCTGGCCAAGTTG GAGGAGGTGATTGTGGATTCTTGGCAGGTGGCAG tttCAAAAGAAAACACAGATGATCTGAGGATTGTACTGCTGGGAAAAACTGGAGTTGGGAAAAGTGCAACTGGAAACACAATCTTAGGAAGAAAAGCATTTACAGCACAAACATCTCAAGAACTCAAATCTATTACTAAAGAGAGTCAGAGAGAATCATGTGAAATCAACGGTCGACGTGTCACTGTGATCGACACTCCAGGACTGTTTGATACTGAACTCAGTAATGAGGAGATCCAGAGAGAAATCACTCACTGTGTCTCCATGTTCCTGCCTGGACCACATGTGTTTCTCTTACTGGTTCCACTGGAACGATTCACTAAAGAAGAAGAAACATCAGTGAAGATCATCCAAGAGACCTTCGGTGAAAACTCATTAATGTTCACCATGGTGCTCTTCACCCGAGGAGACTTTCTGAAGAAGAAGACCATCGACCAGTGTTTGGGAAAACCTGGATCTCCTCTGATGAAGCTGATCGAAGCGTGTGGAAACAGATATCATGTGTTCAATAATAATCAGCCTGAAGACCGAACACAGGTGACTGATCTACTGCAGAAGATAGACGACATGCTGAAAGAGAACGGAGCGAGTTTCTACTCATGTAAGATgttcagagagatggagagagagaaacaagaacTACAGATCAAGATCCTAATGGACAGAGTCCgagaaagagaggaggagattgagaaactgaacagagaaagagagcaagagatggagaaactgaacagagaaagagagcaagagatggagaaactgaacagagaaagagagcaagagatggagaaactgaacagagaaagagagcaggaggtggagaaactgaacagagaaagagaggaggagatggagaaactgaagagagaaagagag